The genomic stretch CAAACTAGCTGACTTCAAATCACTTTTCAGGAACCTCTCAGATGTCTTTTGGGAGGCAATTAAGAAGAAGCAATTTCTGTCCCTGTATCAGGGCCTCAAGACCAAGAATATCCAGTCGTTCATTTCGCAGTTCGTTTACTTCTATGGCTATAGCTATTTCAAAAGAGTCTACCTGGAGAAGAGTGGAGCAAAGTCCATTGGAACAAAAGCCAACTTGTTGATCGCAGCTGCCGCTGGTGCTTGCACGGTTGTCGTGACACAGGTAACTAATCTTATAGATTCTTGAAAATCAATTTTAGCTGCCTCGTCTTATCCTGGTTCCTCTCATCGTTTCAGCCACTGGATACGGCATCTTCTAGAATGCAAACGAGTGCCTTCGGAAAGTCCAAAGGGCTGCGAGCAACTCTTGCCGAAGGTACTTGGCTTGAGGCATTCGATGGTTTGGGCATTTCCCTTATGTTAACATGCAATCCTTCAATTCAGGTACTATACTTCTGCATCATCATTGTACGGCACATATTGTAGAACTTAATATCGTGTCCTTTTCTGTACTAATATAATCATGTATACTCAAACAAGCATGTGAAGCCTCACAAACAAAATACTCAGCTGGATCAAAATTCTTAATGTATTGTTTGGTTCTGTACTATGCTGTACTTGTAAGTAACATTGCAGTTACCTGTAAATGAATGGGGTACTTGTGTGGTTGTACTTTCCATAAAATCTTGGGAGACATCTTAAGAAAAACAGCAAGGAAGACCTACAGAATTTATCTCTGTATGTGTCTCCTGTAAGAGCAAATTCATATACCGAATTATTTAGATATACAAAATGGTGTGAAACATTGCCTTTGTCATTTTCACCTTCTTGATTCTGTCAATAAAAACTCTATGTTTTCTAACTATAGGGTCTTTAAATATGTTCCAGTACTATCGAGTATAGTGTATCTGTACTACCATAACTAAAGTGAAAAGTATAATGCAGTGTATTGTATATCTAACAACAACCTTACCGGTAGCACTCTCTTATGTAACTTACAActgtattttttgttttgtttttgtgctcGAGATAACAACTGTTTTTTTTCTTTGCAGTACACTGTATTTGATCAGCTTAAGCACAAGCTAATTCAGAGGCAGAAACGTAAAGCAGAATCAGCAGGTGATTCTTCCCCAGTTGCTCTTTCTGCCTTCTCGGCATTTCTCCTTGGTGCCATCTCAAAAAGTGTTGCTACAATCTTGACTTACCCATTGATCAGGTATGCAAACTTATCTTTGGCAGCAGGTGCTATCCGAACCTTTGCACTCGCTTTTGCATGTCAATGATGTCTATAAATTCAACTGCCATCTCAGTTATATGACATCTATTTTTCAAACAGGTGCAAGGTCATGATTCANNNNNNNNNNNNNNNNNNNNNNNNNNNNNNNNNNNNNNNNNNNNNNNNNNNNNNNNNNNNNNNNNNNNNNNNNNNNNNNNNNNNNNNNNNNNNNNNNNNNATGTAATCAacaacaaatatccttagacaaagcatcgatgttttatccctagtggcaacggcacatccacaaccttagaactttacgtcacttgtcccgatttaatgtaggcatgaacccactatcgagcataaatactccctcttggagtcacaagtatcaacttggccagagcctctactagcaacggagagcatgcaagaacataaacaacatatatgatagattgataatcaacttgacatagtattcaatattcatcggatcccaacaaacacaacatgtagcattacaaatagatgatcttgatcatgataggcagctcacaagatctaacatgatagcacaatgaggagaagacgaccatctagctactgctatggacccatagtccgaggggtggactactcacacatcgatccggaggcgatcatggcgatgaagagacctcgggagatgattccctctccggcggggtgcgggagcgatcccctgaatcccccgagatgggattggcggcggctgcgtctctggaaggttttccgtatcgtggctctcggtactgggggtttcgcgacgaagactatatgtaggcggaagggtaggtcagggggcgtcacgaggggcccacacagtaggccggcgcggccagggcttgggccgcgccgccctgttgtgtggccacctcgtggccccacttcgtttcctcttcggacttacggaagcttcgtggaaaaataggaccacgggcgttgatttcgtccaattccgagaatatttccttactaggatttctgaaaccaaaaacagcgagaaaacgacaattggctcttcggcatcttgtcaataggttagtgcggaaaatgcataataatgacataaagtgtgtataaaacatgtgagtatcatcataaaagtagcatggaacataagaaattatagatacgtttgggacgtatcaagcatccccaagcttagttcctactcgccctcgagtaggtaaacgataacaaagataatttactgaagtgacatgctatcataatcttgatcatactattgtaagaatatgagatgaatgcagcgattcgaagcaatgatgaagataatgagtaaacaaatgaatcatatagcaaagacttttcatgaataatactttcaagacaagcatcaataagacttgcataagagttactcataaagcaataaattcaaagtaaaggcattgaagcaacacaaaggaagatataagtttcagtggttgctttcaacttcaacatgtatatctcatggataattgtcaacacaaagtaatataacaagtgcaataggtaaacatgtaagaatcaatgcacacagtttacacaagtgtttacttctaagatagaaagaataggtaaactgactcaacaataaagtaaaagaatggcccttcgcgagaggaagcatggattactatttttgtgctagagcttttcattttgaaaacaagaaacaattttgtcaacggtagtaataaatcatatgtgttatgtataagatatcctataagttgcaagcctcatgcatagtatactaatagtgctcgcaccttgtcctaattagcttggattaacacggattatcattgcatagcatatgtttcaaccaagtgtcacaaaggggtacctctatgccgcttgtacaagggtctaaggagaaagttcgcattggatttctcgcttttgattattctcaacttagacatccatactagggacaacatagacaacagataatggactcctcttttaatgcttaagcattcaacaacgaataatattctcataagagattgaggttttgtgtccaaagctgaaacttccaccatgattcatggctttagttagcggcccaatgttcttctctaacagtatgcatactcaaaccatttgatcatgaaaatcgcccttacttcgagacaagacgaacatgcatagcaactcacatgatattcaacaaaggtaaaagttgatggcgtcctcagaaacatggttaccgctcaacaagcaacttattaagaaataagacacataagtacatattcttcaccacaatagtttttaaggctatttgtcccatgagctatatattgtaaaggcaaagaatagaaatttaaaggtagcactaaagtaatgtactttggaatggcggagaaataccacgtggtaggtaggtatggtggacacaaatggcatagtatttggctcaaggatttggatgcacgagaagaattcctctcaatacaaggctaggctagcaaggttgtttgaagcaaactcaagtataaaaggtgcatcaaagctcacatatgaacatattgtaactattataagactttacattgtctccttgttgttcaaacaccttaaccagaaaatatctagactctagagaccaatcatgcaaaccaaattttaacaagctctatgtagttattcattaataggtacaaggtacatgatgcaagagcttaaacatgatctatatgagcacaacaattgccaagtatcacattattcaagacattatgccatttaccacatgcggcattttccgtttccaaccatataacaatgaatgaaatagtccaactttcgcaatgaacattaaagataaagctaagaacatatgtgttcatacgaaacagcggagcgcgtctctctcccaaacaaagaatgctaggatccgattttattcaaacaaaaacaaaaataaaaacaaacagacgctccaagtaaagcacataagatgtgacggaataaaaatatagtttcactagaggtgacctgataagttgtcgatgaagaagggatgccttgggaatccccaagcttagacgctagggtcttcttaaaatatgcagggatgaaccacgggggcatccccaagcttaaactcttcactcttcttgatcatattgtatcatcctcctctcttgacccttgaaaacttcctccacaccaaatttaaaacaaactcattagagggtcgattgcataattcatatattcagaggtgacataatcattcttaacacttccggacattgcacaaagctacttgaaagttaatggaacaaagaaatccatcaaacatagcaaaacaggcaatgcgaaataaaaggcagaatctgtcaaaacggaacggtctgtaaagacgaatttttttgaggcaccggacttgctcgagatgaaaatgcccaaatttaatgaaagttgcgtacatatctgaggatcacgcacgtaaattggcagatttttctgagttacctacgagagaaccatgcccaaattcgtgacggccaagaaatctgtttctgcgcggtaatccaaatctagtattgactttactatcaaagactttacttggcacaacaatgcaataaaataaagataaggagaggttgctacggtagtaacaacttccaagactcaaatataaaacaaaagtgcagaagtaaaataatgggttgtctcccataagcgcttttctttaacgcctttcagctaggcgcagaaagtgtgaatcaagtgttatcaagagatgaagcattgacatcaaAAAATTTCTCACAAAcaaaacttgttgcagagggtaccttagatgctccattatctaaatttcccatagtggtactaagcgttttatcaattttaggcttataataattctttggcttaggtacCTTAGAAACAtaaatgaatttttgctcctttcccacataagctttctccttaaaattaagagaagaaaaagttgaacccaatgttcccatagcttcttcaagtttaccaattctatggtttGATTATCACAAGTTTCtaaagtagcaattctttcattaattcctcctagggatttatcaagtttatcagtattatcaagtaatacgcccaatttagtctcaacacttggaagatttttctctatggcttccaattttttcatgacatcctcaagagagatttcaattttagtttcattaacaggtggtattccaactagactctcaatgatgcaactagcttctaaagcgggagtacctaggaaattacccccgaaagagtatcaagaacatacctattccagctagatataccaacataaaagttcctaagtaggatgatagtggagtgtttcttagtgcacctatgatgagcatcactaattctataccaagcatctttaaaactttctccaccttgttgcttaaaagaacgaacttcaacttcgggattactcattttagcggtagtaaataaagcaaactagataaagtaaatgcaagtaactaatttttttgtgtttttgatatagagaacaagacgagtaaataaagtaaaactagcaactaattttttttgtgttttgttttagtgcagcaaacaaagtagtaaataaagtaaagcaagacaaaaacaaagtaaagagattggagtgagctccccttgcggcgtgtcttgatctcccggcaacggcgcccgaagcttgatcttgatgcgcgtgagacacacgtccgttgggaaccccaagaggaaggtgtgatgtgcacgacgataagttttccctcgagaaagaaaccaaggtttatcgaaccgagtaggagccaagaagcacgttgaaggttgatggtggcgaaatgtagtgcggcgcaacaccggggattcggcgccaacgtggaactgcacaacacaatcaaagtactttgccccaacgtaacggtgaggttgtcaatctcacaggcttattgtaaacaaaggattagatgtattgtgtggatgatgatgttgtttgcgaagaacggtaaagaacaattgcggtagattgtatttcagatgtaaagaataggaccggggtccacggttcactagtggtgtctctcccataagataaacggatgttgggtgaacaaattacggttgggcaattgacaaataaagaaggcataacaatgcacatacatatatcatgatgagtactatgagatt from Lolium rigidum isolate FL_2022 chromosome 4, APGP_CSIRO_Lrig_0.1, whole genome shotgun sequence encodes the following:
- the LOC124647750 gene encoding peroxisomal adenine nucleotide carrier 1-like (The sequence of the model RefSeq protein was modified relative to this genomic sequence to represent the inferred CDS: added 274 bases not found in genome assembly), with protein sequence MEGEEGGGGVDWDSLAEAASGAVGALVSTTVLYPLDTCKTKFQADVQTDHGGHKYRNLSDVFWEAIKKKQFLSLYQGLKTKNIQSFISQFVYFYGYSYFKRVYLEKSGAKSIGTKANLLIAAAAGACTVVVTQPLDTASSRMQTSAFGKSKGLRATLAEGTWLEAFDGLGISLMLTCNPSIQYTVFDQLKHKLIQRQKRKAESAGDSSPVALSAFSAFLLGAISKSVATILTYPLIRCKVMIQAADPDDDDEDESERPGHSRPPKTMLGAMCAMWHNEGIPGFFKGIHAQILKTVLSSALLLMIKEKISKFTWISLLALRRYLFVSQKRIKSA